In Streptomyces longhuiensis, the following proteins share a genomic window:
- the folB gene encoding dihydroneopterin aldolase: MDRVALRGLKARGHHGVFPKEREEGQTFIVDLVLGLDTRAAAADDDLAKTVHYGIVAEEVVAVVEGDPVDLIETLAERIAGTCLKHEGVLEVEVCVHKPDAPITVPFDDVTVTITRSRV, encoded by the coding sequence GTGGATCGTGTCGCGCTGCGCGGCCTCAAGGCCCGCGGGCACCATGGCGTCTTCCCCAAGGAGCGCGAGGAAGGCCAGACCTTCATCGTTGACCTGGTGCTCGGACTGGACACACGCGCGGCCGCGGCCGACGACGACCTGGCGAAGACCGTGCACTACGGCATCGTGGCGGAGGAGGTCGTGGCCGTCGTCGAAGGCGATCCGGTCGATCTCATCGAGACGCTCGCCGAGCGCATCGCCGGGACGTGCCTGAAGCACGAAGGAGTCCTGGAGGTCGAGGTCTGCGTCCACAAGCCGGACGCCCCGATCACCGTCCCCTTCGACGATGTGACCGTCACCATCACCCGGAGCCGAGTATGA
- a CDS encoding nuclear transport factor 2 family protein — protein MTPPREPDEPRGAAARRTDAEAVERANRAFYEALEQGDFELLTALWLAPEDVSYSEDSDEVEDTSISCVHPGWPVLTGRGEVLRSYALIMANTEYIQFFLTDVHISIVADTALITCTENILSGGPAPEEGDELGPLVGQRVVATNVFRRTRDGWKLWSHHASPVLAESETEGDADEESDETPS, from the coding sequence GTGACCCCACCGAGGGAGCCCGACGAGCCGCGCGGTGCGGCAGCCCGGCGCACCGACGCAGAGGCCGTGGAGCGCGCCAACCGCGCCTTCTACGAGGCACTGGAGCAGGGCGACTTCGAACTTCTGACGGCGCTCTGGCTCGCCCCCGAGGACGTCTCGTACAGCGAGGACTCCGACGAGGTCGAGGACACGTCCATCAGCTGCGTGCACCCCGGCTGGCCCGTGCTCACCGGCCGCGGCGAGGTCCTGCGCTCGTACGCGCTGATCATGGCGAACACCGAGTACATCCAGTTCTTCCTCACGGACGTGCACATCAGCATCGTCGCCGACACGGCTCTGATCACCTGCACCGAGAACATCCTCAGCGGCGGCCCGGCCCCCGAGGAGGGCGACGAACTCGGCCCGCTCGTCGGCCAGCGCGTCGTGGCCACGAATGTGTTCCGTCGCACACGTGACGGCTGGAAACTGTGGTCGCATCACGCGTCGCCCGTACTCGCCGAGTCCGAGACCGAGGGCGACGCCGACGAGGAAAGCGACGAGACGCCCTCCTGA
- the folP gene encoding dihydropteroate synthase, with amino-acid sequence MSTSQGRRGHVTGLPEWDRCAVMGVVNVTPDSFSDGGRWFDTTAAVKHGLDLVAQGADLIDVGGESTRPGATRVDEDEELKRVIPVVQGLSSEGVAVSVDTMRASVAERSLAAGASLVNDVSGGLADPAMIPVVAAAGAPFVVMHWRGFLEGGNVKGTYEDVVSEVVAELHARVEAVIEGGIAPERIVVDPGLGFSKEAAHDLKLLAHLEELRALGHPLLVAASRKRFLGHVLAGDQGAPPPARERDAATTAVSAIAAHQGAWAVRVHEVRATADAVRVARAVEGAQ; translated from the coding sequence ATGAGCACGTCGCAGGGCCGTCGCGGCCACGTCACAGGCCTTCCCGAATGGGACCGATGCGCGGTCATGGGAGTCGTCAATGTGACGCCCGATTCCTTCTCCGACGGGGGCCGCTGGTTCGACACGACGGCCGCCGTGAAACACGGCCTCGACCTGGTCGCACAGGGCGCCGACCTCATCGACGTCGGCGGCGAGTCGACCCGCCCCGGCGCCACCCGCGTCGACGAGGACGAGGAGCTCAAGCGCGTCATCCCCGTCGTGCAGGGCCTGTCCTCCGAGGGCGTCGCCGTGTCCGTCGACACGATGCGCGCCTCCGTGGCCGAGCGCTCCCTGGCGGCCGGCGCCTCCCTCGTCAACGACGTCAGCGGCGGCCTCGCCGACCCGGCGATGATCCCCGTCGTCGCCGCGGCGGGCGCCCCCTTCGTCGTCATGCACTGGCGCGGCTTCCTGGAGGGCGGCAACGTCAAGGGCACGTACGAGGACGTGGTCTCCGAAGTCGTCGCCGAGCTCCACGCGCGCGTGGAGGCCGTCATCGAGGGCGGCATCGCCCCCGAGCGCATCGTCGTCGACCCGGGCCTCGGCTTCTCCAAGGAGGCCGCCCACGACCTGAAGCTCCTGGCCCACCTGGAGGAGCTGCGCGCGCTCGGCCACCCCCTGCTGGTCGCCGCCTCCCGCAAGCGGTTCCTCGGCCATGTGCTGGCCGGCGACCAGGGCGCCCCGCCCCCGGCCCGAGAGCGCGACGCCGCCACGACCGCCGTCTCCGCGATCGCGGCCCATCAGGGCGCCTGGGCGGTCCGCGTCCACGAGGTCCGCGCCACGGCGGACGCGGTGCGCGTCGCCCGCGCCGTAGAGGGAGCCCAGTGA
- a CDS encoding phosphatidylglycerol lysyltransferase domain-containing protein — MSGGVPGRTQHLRRILRGPRPEAVPTLIARACILVGLLDIAAGVFPRFRHSRMYALAEVLPGALGPFAAALALSTGVLLLLLAHGLRRRKRRAWRAAVVLLPLGALAQFAYRHSLLGVLIPLVLLTMLLRHRSEFAALPDPRSRWRALANFVLMGAGSIVIGLVVVSAHPKKVVGDPSLSDRLEHVLYGLFGMDGPVDYAGRTSWTVACSLGALGLLTALTTIYLAFRPEHPAARLTEDDEARLRSLLDKHGARDSLGHFALRRDKGVVFSPSGKAAVCYRVVSGVMLASGDPVGDVEAWPGAIERFMDEAKAHSWTPAVMGCSETGGEVWTRETGLDALELGDEAVVDTTDFSLAGRAMRNVRQMVKRIERNGYETRVRRIRDLGDQELERIRRAADDWRGTDTERGFSMALDRIGDAADGDCLVATAHKTDDPAGPHGDLKAVLHFVPWGADGVSLDLMRRDRAADPGMNELLIVAALQAAPELGITRISLNFAMFRAALARGEKIGAGPVLRAWRGLLVFLSRWFQIESLYRFNAKFRPRWEPRFVIYRSPRDLPRIGFAAMQAEGFVNLGMPRVLRWRTAAPRPCAHDGAPDGGPRGVRAA, encoded by the coding sequence ATGTCGGGCGGGGTTCCGGGCAGAACGCAACATCTTCGCCGGATACTGCGGGGCCCCCGGCCCGAGGCCGTCCCCACCCTGATCGCCCGCGCCTGCATCCTCGTCGGACTCCTCGACATCGCGGCGGGCGTCTTCCCCCGGTTCCGGCACAGCCGCATGTACGCGCTGGCCGAGGTCCTGCCCGGAGCCCTCGGCCCGTTCGCGGCCGCACTCGCCCTCAGTACGGGCGTCCTGCTGCTCCTCCTCGCGCACGGACTGCGCCGCCGGAAGCGGCGGGCCTGGCGCGCGGCCGTGGTGCTCCTGCCCCTGGGCGCGCTCGCGCAGTTCGCGTACCGGCACTCCCTGCTCGGCGTGCTGATCCCGCTCGTACTGCTCACGATGCTGCTGCGCCACCGGAGTGAGTTCGCGGCGCTGCCCGACCCGCGCAGCCGCTGGCGGGCGCTGGCGAACTTCGTGCTCATGGGCGCCGGTTCCATCGTCATCGGCCTCGTCGTCGTGAGCGCCCACCCGAAGAAGGTGGTGGGCGACCCGAGCCTGTCCGACCGTCTGGAACACGTCCTGTACGGCCTGTTCGGCATGGACGGGCCCGTCGACTACGCGGGCCGCACCTCCTGGACCGTGGCCTGCTCGCTCGGTGCGCTCGGCCTGCTCACCGCGCTGACGACCATCTATCTGGCGTTCCGCCCCGAACACCCGGCCGCACGCCTCACCGAGGACGACGAGGCACGCCTGCGCTCCCTCCTGGACAAGCACGGCGCCCGCGACTCCCTCGGCCACTTCGCGCTCCGCCGCGACAAGGGGGTCGTGTTCTCGCCCAGCGGCAAGGCGGCCGTCTGCTACCGCGTCGTGTCCGGCGTGATGCTCGCGAGCGGCGACCCCGTCGGGGACGTGGAGGCGTGGCCCGGAGCCATCGAGCGGTTCATGGACGAGGCCAAGGCCCACTCGTGGACCCCGGCCGTCATGGGCTGCTCGGAGACGGGCGGCGAGGTCTGGACCCGCGAGACCGGCCTCGACGCACTCGAACTGGGCGACGAGGCGGTGGTGGACACCACGGATTTCTCCCTGGCCGGGCGTGCGATGCGCAACGTACGCCAGATGGTCAAGAGGATCGAGCGCAATGGCTACGAGACCCGGGTGCGGCGCATCCGTGACCTCGGCGACCAGGAGCTGGAGCGGATCAGACGCGCCGCCGACGACTGGCGCGGCACCGACACCGAACGCGGCTTCTCCATGGCGCTCGACCGCATCGGCGACGCCGCGGACGGCGACTGCCTGGTCGCCACGGCCCACAAGACCGACGACCCGGCCGGCCCCCACGGCGACCTGAAGGCCGTACTCCACTTCGTTCCCTGGGGCGCCGACGGTGTCTCCCTCGACCTGATGCGCCGCGACCGCGCCGCCGACCCCGGCATGAACGAACTCCTCATCGTGGCCGCCCTCCAGGCCGCCCCGGAGCTCGGCATCACACGGATCTCGCTGAACTTCGCGATGTTCCGCGCCGCCCTCGCGCGCGGCGAGAAGATCGGCGCGGGCCCGGTCCTGCGGGCCTGGCGCGGGCTGCTCGTCTTTCTGTCCCGCTGGTTCCAGATCGAGTCGCTGTACCGGTTCAACGCGAAGTTCCGGCCGCGCTGGGAGCCCCGCTTCGTGATCTACCGCTCCCCGCGCGACCTGCCCCGGATCGGCTTCGCCGCCATGCAGGCGGAGGGCTTCGTGAACCTCGGCATGCCGCGCGTTCTGCGGTGGCGTACGGCCGCGCCCCGGCCCTGCGCCCACGACGGCGCGCCCGACGGCGGTCCGCGCGGGGTACGGGCCGCCTGA
- a CDS encoding alpha/beta hydrolase, with protein sequence MGLTSSKVLALSVLLAVLLFAGTVWLWPRLAGRTWGSVAGRVGLLLATQLALFLSVGLGANQAFGFYATWDDLLGREQGQGVVTDLGAVRTRGPLQVVGTRYVNVPGGSRPKVGGQIQKVDIVGKRSHIATSAYVYLPPEYFRHHFRDHTFPASVVLTGYPGTAEALFKGLRYPTTAHEQARAGAMRPMILVMMRPTVAPPRDTECVDVPGGPQTETFFARDLPQIISAHYRVNRKHGGWGIVGDSTGGYCALKLAMHHPRVYGAGAGLSAYYKAPVDPTTGDLFHGDEALERRADLLWTLEHRRPPATSLLVTTSKRGESNYGNTMRFIRKVKPPTGISSIVLDSGGHNFNTWRREIPATLVWVSARITA encoded by the coding sequence ATGGGTCTCACGAGCAGCAAGGTCCTTGCGCTTTCGGTCTTACTGGCCGTGCTCCTCTTCGCCGGCACGGTCTGGCTGTGGCCACGCCTGGCGGGCCGCACCTGGGGCTCCGTCGCCGGGCGGGTGGGCCTGCTGCTCGCCACGCAGCTCGCGCTGTTCCTCTCGGTCGGACTCGGTGCCAACCAGGCGTTCGGGTTCTACGCCACGTGGGACGACCTCCTCGGGCGGGAGCAGGGCCAGGGCGTGGTCACCGACCTCGGCGCGGTGCGCACCCGGGGGCCCCTTCAGGTGGTCGGCACGCGGTACGTGAACGTGCCGGGCGGCTCACGGCCCAAGGTCGGCGGCCAGATCCAGAAGGTCGACATCGTCGGGAAGCGGTCGCACATCGCCACGTCCGCGTACGTCTATCTGCCGCCCGAGTACTTCAGGCACCACTTCAGGGACCACACGTTCCCCGCCTCGGTCGTCCTCACCGGCTACCCCGGCACCGCCGAGGCGCTCTTCAAGGGACTTCGCTACCCGACCACCGCCCACGAGCAGGCCAGGGCGGGCGCGATGCGGCCGATGATCCTGGTGATGATGCGCCCGACCGTGGCGCCGCCGAGGGACACGGAGTGCGTGGACGTGCCGGGCGGCCCGCAGACGGAGACGTTCTTCGCCCGTGACCTGCCCCAGATCATCTCGGCCCACTACAGGGTCAACAGGAAGCACGGCGGCTGGGGCATCGTGGGCGACTCCACGGGCGGCTACTGCGCCCTGAAACTCGCCATGCACCACCCTCGGGTCTACGGCGCGGGGGCGGGCCTGTCCGCGTACTACAAGGCGCCCGTCGACCCCACCACGGGCGACCTCTTCCACGGCGACGAGGCACTGGAGCGGCGCGCCGACCTGCTGTGGACCCTGGAGCACAGGAGGCCGCCCGCCACGTCACTGCTGGTCACCACGAGCAAGCGCGGCGAGAGCAACTACGGGAACACGATGAGGTTCATCCGCAAGGTGAAGCCGCCCACCGGTATCTCCTCGATCGTCCTGGACAGCGGCGGCCACAACTTCAACACCTGGCGCCGGGAGATCCCGGCCACGCTGGTGTGGGTGAGCGCGCGCATCACGGCGTAG
- a CDS encoding ABC transporter ATP-binding protein, which yields MIRFEHVTKRYADGTTAVDDLSFEVNEGELVTLVGPSGCGKTTTMKMVNRLIEPSEGRILLDGDDISGIDPVRLRRRIGYVIQQVGLFPHKTVLDNTATVPHLLGAKRAKARERAAELLDLVGLDPRTFGDRYPDQLSGGQRQRVGVARALAADPPVLLMDEPFGAVDPVVREHLQNEFLRLQQAVRKTVLFVTHDIEEAVRLGDRIAVYGQGRIEQFDTPSTVLGAPATEYVADFVGADRGLKRLSVTPIEESDLEQPPVVHLDDPLPAKLDAPWAVVLDGDNNLHGWISAEHARVHGGTVREHARRMEAWLPVGASLKQAFATMLQHDAGWIAVIDEHSEGRFLGVLTPARLHEALRRSTAADARDIPRAEVELETVTGA from the coding sequence ATGATCCGGTTCGAGCACGTCACCAAGCGCTACGCCGACGGGACAACGGCCGTCGACGACCTGTCCTTCGAGGTGAACGAGGGGGAACTCGTCACGCTCGTCGGCCCGTCGGGCTGTGGCAAGACCACCACGATGAAGATGGTCAACCGGCTCATCGAACCGAGCGAGGGCCGGATACTCCTCGACGGCGACGACATATCCGGCATCGACCCGGTCCGACTCCGGCGCCGCATCGGCTATGTGATCCAGCAGGTCGGCCTCTTCCCGCACAAGACGGTCCTCGACAACACGGCGACCGTCCCGCACCTCCTCGGCGCCAAGCGCGCCAAGGCCCGCGAGCGCGCCGCCGAACTCCTCGACCTCGTCGGACTCGACCCGCGCACCTTCGGCGACCGCTACCCCGACCAGCTCTCCGGCGGGCAGCGCCAACGCGTCGGTGTGGCAAGGGCGTTGGCGGCGGATCCGCCCGTACTCCTGATGGACGAGCCGTTCGGCGCGGTCGACCCGGTCGTGCGCGAACACCTGCAGAACGAGTTCCTGCGCCTCCAGCAGGCCGTGCGCAAGACGGTCCTGTTCGTCACCCACGACATCGAGGAGGCCGTCCGGCTCGGCGACCGGATCGCCGTGTACGGGCAGGGCCGGATCGAGCAGTTCGACACCCCGTCGACCGTCCTCGGCGCGCCCGCGACCGAGTACGTGGCCGACTTCGTCGGCGCGGACCGTGGCCTCAAGCGCCTGTCAGTGACGCCCATCGAGGAGAGCGACCTGGAGCAGCCGCCGGTCGTGCATCTCGACGACCCGCTGCCGGCGAAGCTCGACGCCCCCTGGGCGGTGGTCCTCGACGGCGACAACAACCTGCACGGCTGGATCTCCGCGGAGCACGCGCGCGTGCACGGCGGCACGGTCCGCGAGCACGCCCGCCGCATGGAGGCGTGGCTGCCGGTCGGCGCCTCCCTCAAGCAGGCGTTCGCCACGATGCTCCAGCACGACGCGGGCTGGATCGCCGTCATCGACGAGCACAGCGAGGGCCGCTTCCTCGGCGTCCTCACCCCCGCGCGGCTGCACGAGGCGCTGCGCCGCTCGACGGCGGCGGACGCCCGGGACATCCCGCGCGCGGAGGTCGAACTGGAGACGGTGACGGGAGCCTGA
- a CDS encoding ABC transporter permease — protein MSSPNCMVTNEWVCGEYLRTRRPELVDAVVQHVGITAASVVIGVLIAFPLALLARHRRAFAGPVLGLTTVLYTIPSLAMFSLLLPLFGLSASLVITGLVLYTLTILVRNFLAGLQAVPDEAREAARGMGYGPVRLLWEVELPLALPAMLAGVRIATVSTVALTTVGAIVDYGGLGTLIMDGLDSDFKAQVLTASVLCVLLAVGADLLLLGLQRWLTPWTRVASGTSRIRRRTDRSGSPDRPGGGSGDTGRREAKAAQAA, from the coding sequence GTGAGCAGTCCCAATTGCATGGTGACCAATGAGTGGGTGTGCGGGGAATACCTGCGCACCCGCAGGCCGGAGCTGGTCGACGCGGTCGTCCAGCACGTCGGCATCACGGCCGCTTCCGTCGTGATCGGCGTGCTGATCGCTTTCCCGTTGGCCCTTCTGGCCCGGCACCGGCGCGCCTTCGCGGGCCCGGTGCTCGGCCTGACGACGGTGCTCTACACGATCCCGTCGCTGGCCATGTTCTCGCTGCTGCTCCCGCTGTTCGGGCTCTCCGCCTCGCTCGTGATCACCGGACTCGTCCTCTACACCCTGACGATCCTGGTGCGGAACTTCCTGGCGGGCCTCCAGGCCGTGCCGGACGAGGCGAGAGAAGCGGCCCGCGGCATGGGGTACGGGCCGGTCCGGCTGTTGTGGGAGGTCGAACTGCCGCTGGCGCTGCCCGCGATGCTCGCGGGCGTGCGCATCGCCACGGTCTCCACGGTCGCGCTGACGACGGTCGGCGCGATCGTCGACTACGGCGGCCTGGGCACGCTGATCATGGACGGGCTCGACAGCGACTTCAAGGCCCAGGTGCTCACGGCGTCCGTGCTGTGCGTGCTCCTCGCCGTGGGCGCCGATCTGCTGCTGCTCGGCCTCCAGCGGTGGCTGACCCCCTGGACCCGCGTCGCGTCCGGGACGTCCCGGATACGCAGACGCACGGACCGCTCCGGCAGTCCGGACCGCCCGGGTGGCGGCTCCGGCGACACGGGGCGACGTGAGGCGAAGGCGGCGCAGGCGGCATGA
- a CDS encoding ABC transporter permease produces MSAISGAYDWLTTGTNWQGDKGVWHRLAEHLYFSGVTLAVSCLIALPLALWLGHIGKGGGLAVNISNAGRAVPTLAVLVLLTLTPLGRHGDLPTFIALVLFAVPPLLTNAYIGMREVDRAVVEAARGMGMSGGQVFRRVELPLAYPMVMTGIRLAAVQVIATATLAAMAGKGGLGRIITAGFNLQDTPQVVAGAVLVALLALLVEGVLAGAGRVLNPMKGRSGAAR; encoded by the coding sequence ATGAGCGCGATATCGGGGGCCTACGACTGGCTGACGACAGGGACCAACTGGCAGGGCGACAAGGGGGTGTGGCACCGCCTGGCCGAGCATCTGTACTTCAGCGGCGTCACCCTCGCCGTGTCCTGCCTGATCGCCCTGCCGCTCGCGCTGTGGCTCGGGCACATCGGCAAGGGCGGCGGCCTCGCGGTCAACATCTCGAACGCGGGCCGCGCGGTGCCCACGCTCGCGGTGCTCGTCCTGCTCACGCTGACGCCGCTGGGCCGGCACGGGGACCTGCCGACGTTCATCGCGCTCGTGCTGTTCGCGGTGCCACCGCTGCTGACCAACGCCTACATCGGGATGCGCGAGGTCGACCGGGCCGTCGTGGAGGCGGCGCGGGGGATGGGGATGAGCGGGGGACAGGTGTTCCGGCGGGTCGAACTCCCGCTGGCGTACCCGATGGTCATGACCGGGATCCGGCTGGCGGCGGTGCAGGTGATCGCCACGGCGACGCTCGCCGCGATGGCCGGCAAGGGCGGGCTCGGGCGGATCATCACGGCCGGGTTCAACCTCCAGGACACCCCGCAGGTGGTCGCCGGCGCGGTCCTGGTCGCGTTGCTCGCGCTCCTCGTGGAGGGCGTCCTGGCGGGTGCGGGGCGGGTTCTGAATCCGATGAAGGGCCGCTCCGGCGCGGCGCGCTGA
- a CDS encoding ABC transporter substrate-binding protein codes for MNSRTRRIAVAAVAVGALTTGLTACGGDSLEGGKSDKAGSDSAGSGKKGTVVVGAAGFTESKVMAELYKQVLADAGYSASVKTVENREIYEPQLAKGAIDVVPEYAATLAEFLNLKKNGADAKPVASSDLDATVTALRGLAGPEGLTVLDAGEAVDQNAFAVSADYAKQHHLKTLSDLGKSGQKVKIAAGDECEKRPFCAPGLEKTYGIKVSGIDPKGVGTTQAKQAVKNGEDQLVLTTTTDATLKNFGLVLLEDDKKLQNADNIVPVVNTKDAGDKEIAAVLGKLTKTLTTGDLVELNRKVDAERQKEADVAKEYLQSKGLLKN; via the coding sequence ATGAACAGCAGAACGCGACGGATCGCCGTGGCGGCGGTCGCCGTCGGCGCGCTCACCACCGGACTCACCGCGTGCGGCGGGGACAGCCTGGAGGGCGGCAAGAGCGACAAGGCCGGCTCCGACTCGGCGGGGAGCGGCAAGAAGGGCACGGTCGTCGTCGGCGCCGCCGGGTTCACCGAATCGAAGGTGATGGCGGAGCTCTACAAGCAGGTTCTGGCCGACGCCGGATACTCCGCCTCGGTCAAGACCGTCGAGAACCGCGAGATCTACGAGCCCCAGCTCGCCAAGGGCGCCATCGACGTCGTTCCCGAATACGCGGCGACGCTCGCGGAATTCCTCAATCTCAAGAAGAACGGCGCGGACGCCAAGCCCGTCGCCTCAAGTGATCTTGACGCGACGGTCACCGCGCTGCGCGGACTCGCCGGGCCCGAGGGACTGACCGTGCTCGACGCCGGAGAGGCCGTCGACCAGAACGCCTTCGCGGTCAGCGCGGATTACGCGAAGCAGCACCATCTGAAGACCCTTTCGGACCTGGGTAAGTCCGGCCAGAAGGTCAAGATCGCGGCCGGTGACGAATGCGAGAAGCGGCCCTTCTGTGCCCCGGGTCTCGAGAAGACGTACGGCATCAAGGTCAGCGGGATCGACCCCAAGGGCGTCGGCACCACGCAGGCCAAGCAGGCCGTCAAGAACGGTGAGGACCAGCTGGTCCTGACGACCACCACGGACGCCACGCTGAAGAACTTCGGTCTGGTGCTCCTGGAGGACGACAAGAAGCTCCAGAACGCGGACAACATCGTTCCGGTCGTGAACACCAAGGACGCGGGCGACAAGGAGATAGCCGCCGTACTCGGGAAGCTGACCAAGACGCTGACGACCGGCGATCTCGTCGAGCTCAACCGGAAGGTCGACGCGGAGCGCCAGAAGGAGGCCGATGTGGCCAAGGAGTATCTCCAGTCGAAGGGCCTCCTGAAGAACTGA
- a CDS encoding PH domain-containing protein, which produces MTAPDVHEDVRDQDLTAEARERRLHPVTPLRRAWAPVAIVLGWAVHDLNEAQRRLAQLTATTLLIGIAVLIPAAALYGFLTWWFTHFSVTDAELRIRTGLLFRRTAHIRLDRIQAVDVTQPLLARFVGVAKVKLDVIGADKKDELAYLGEREARELRAELLARAAGFAPETVRDVGEAPAEQILHVPPRMLAVSLLLTGGPWAMLLAAVVVPTLLWFATHNLWTVLAVAIPLAGGAGTNSVGRFVKEYDWTVGESPDGLRIDHGLLDRDHETVPPGRVQTVRIVEPLLWRRRGWVRVELAVAGSSNSVLVPVAPREVAEGVVERVLPGVTVPGAEALTRPPKRAAWCVPVWWRGYGLATTDAVFASRHGLLRRRLALVPHAKVQSVRLTQGPWERFRGVADVHVDTGADKTVTARLRDAGEAAELLRAQADRSRTGRKVARPDRWMAP; this is translated from the coding sequence GTGACCGCCCCGGACGTCCACGAGGACGTACGGGACCAGGATCTGACCGCCGAGGCGCGCGAGCGGCGCCTGCACCCCGTCACGCCGCTGCGCCGGGCCTGGGCGCCCGTCGCGATCGTCCTCGGCTGGGCGGTCCACGACCTGAACGAGGCGCAGCGCAGGCTCGCCCAGCTCACCGCGACCACCCTCCTCATCGGCATCGCCGTACTGATCCCGGCCGCCGCCCTCTACGGGTTCCTGACCTGGTGGTTCACGCACTTCTCCGTCACCGACGCCGAACTGCGCATCCGTACGGGCCTGTTGTTCCGCCGCACCGCCCACATCCGGCTCGACCGGATCCAGGCCGTGGACGTCACCCAGCCGCTGCTCGCCCGCTTCGTGGGCGTCGCCAAGGTCAAACTGGATGTCATAGGCGCGGACAAGAAGGACGAACTCGCTTATCTCGGCGAGCGCGAGGCCCGCGAGCTGCGCGCCGAACTGCTCGCCCGCGCGGCCGGGTTCGCGCCCGAGACCGTGCGCGACGTCGGCGAGGCACCGGCCGAGCAGATCCTGCACGTGCCGCCCCGCATGCTCGCCGTCTCCCTCCTGCTCACCGGCGGGCCCTGGGCGATGCTGCTCGCCGCGGTCGTCGTGCCGACACTGCTGTGGTTCGCCACCCACAACCTGTGGACGGTGCTCGCCGTGGCGATCCCGCTCGCGGGCGGCGCCGGCACGAACAGCGTGGGCCGCTTCGTCAAGGAGTACGACTGGACGGTGGGCGAGTCGCCGGACGGCCTGCGCATCGACCACGGCCTCCTCGACCGCGACCACGAGACGGTGCCGCCGGGTCGGGTGCAGACCGTACGGATCGTGGAGCCGCTGCTGTGGCGGCGACGCGGCTGGGTGCGCGTGGAACTGGCCGTGGCCGGCTCGTCGAACTCCGTCCTCGTGCCGGTCGCGCCGCGCGAGGTCGCGGAGGGCGTGGTGGAGCGAGTGCTTCCGGGGGTGACGGTGCCCGGCGCGGAGGCGCTGACCCGGCCGCCGAAGCGCGCGGCGTGGTGCGTGCCGGTGTGGTGGCGGGGCTACGGGCTCGCGACGACCGACGCGGTGTTCGCGTCCCGGCACGGTCTGCTGCGGCGGCGGCTCGCGCTGGTGCCGCACGCGAAGGTGCAGAGTGTGCGGCTCACTCAGGGGCCCTGGGAGCGATTCCGGGGCGTGGCCGACGTCCATGTGGACACGGGCGCCGACAAGACGGTGACGGCCCGGCTGCGGGACGCCGGGGAGGCGGCGGAACTCCTGCGCGCCCAGGCGGACCGCTCACGGACGGGACGGAAGGTGGCACGGCCCGACCGCTGGATGGCCCCGTGA
- a CDS encoding PH domain-containing protein has protein sequence METGTEGTAAPRAGAGAEPVWTGLPRGLLKVRRLLLALWLVPLTVALGVLLGVFAGGVWAAFALLPLAGLLWGWPMLGRNWRSWRYAERADDLLISRGVLWREETIVPYGRMQLVEVTSGPLERRFGLASLQLHTAAAATDATIPGLTPAEAERLRDRLTELGEARSAGL, from the coding sequence ATGGAAACGGGGACTGAGGGGACGGCCGCTCCGAGGGCGGGAGCCGGGGCGGAGCCGGTGTGGACCGGGCTCCCCAGGGGGCTGCTGAAGGTGCGCAGGCTGCTGCTCGCGCTGTGGCTGGTGCCGCTGACGGTGGCGCTTGGGGTGCTGCTCGGGGTGTTCGCCGGCGGCGTGTGGGCGGCGTTCGCGCTGCTGCCGCTCGCCGGGCTGCTGTGGGGATGGCCGATGCTCGGGCGCAACTGGCGCTCGTGGCGCTACGCCGAGCGCGCCGACGACCTGCTGATCAGCCGGGGCGTCCTGTGGCGTGAGGAAACGATCGTGCCGTACGGGCGCATGCAGCTCGTCGAGGTCACGTCCGGGCCGCTGGAGCGGAGGTTCGGGCTCGCGAGTCTCCAGCTGCACACGGCGGCCGCGGCGACCGACGCCACGATCCCCGGCCTGACGCCCGCCGAGGCCGAGCGCCTGCGCGACCGGCTCACCGAACTCGGCGAGGCCCGATCGGCGGGGCTGTGA